Within Spinacia oleracea cultivar Varoflay chromosome 4, BTI_SOV_V1, whole genome shotgun sequence, the genomic segment ATACTATTTCCCAAAAAATATTTGCTGGAATCTATGCAGCGAAATGCTGCCAGTTATAATGCCTTCAGCCAagccaaaaattaaaaaaaccttTAAAGATCAAAGCGTAAAATGGAAAAAGTACTCCTACCATGTGCAAGGAAGAGCACAAAAGTTATATTTTTTGTAAAAAAGATAAACAAAGGCAATTTAGCAGAACAAGACAAGTATATTGATCCACAGCCCAATAAGAGCTAAATATGATGTGCATAAACCTGCATAAAGTGAGAAAAGGGTGAAGGGGCAGCTGTGAAATCAAATATACCAGTCAGATCCTCCATATTTTGGGGCTTTACATCAACAATATTGAAACTCTGATTGCTGATCTCCAAGTTCCAAAGGTTTATCCGCAAATCATCTGCTGATATAAAAGTCTCTCCATCACTGTAACAGAGATAAAGCTAAATGTCATGGAAACCACAACATAATACTCAGCAGAGTAACATAAGATTTTTTATATAGGTAAATGCTGTTATGCTGATATTAAATTCTCTAAGTTCATGATTCCATGGTCTCTCATAGGTAAATGTGACTCATTGATATCAACAGTAAATGGCAGAACAATATTTTACAAGCATGTAACCACGTAGGAATTAGGAAGGAGGGAAAATCAACAGGCGTCTTATTTCCAATGTCTGCCTCGTAATATAAGGACTTCATTTTTCATAATGCCAACAACtaagaaaaaaaaacggaaGATGCAggtaccacaaatctgagataGATTAAACAAAGAAGCATTGAAGTATGAAAATATAAGTCGGCGTCTCCTTTGGCCACATCAGATCCCTCCATGACTAAaagataaataattcaaataggTAAATTTTTACTTCTCAGCGTCATCTACTTACTCACTGAGAACAGAAGATGCAAATATCCTAATTTTTAAGCATGTTGCAAGGAAGTTCAGGATACCATCATTTTGGATGATCCCAACATTCAATATCGTTACAAGATCAAATAAATTGCAAAATTGATCAACTGAAATTATTACATAAATAGTTACATACGCATGAAGGTATATATACACTTATACATGTGCATATGCAAACACACACGCATACAATTATAAATGCATCCTCAAGAAGTATTAGCATAAAAGAAAAATGACACGTCAGGAGAAATGCGAAATTACAAGACTGCATATCTCAGGAACAATTACCTGTTATTTGAAATAGAATTAATGTGATAGTCATGAGCATGAGCATATACTCTCCGACATCTAGCAACAAGGCTAGTTTCTTGGCTGGTGACCTACACATTCAAGGCGCTTAGCATTAGCATTTTACAAAAACTGGGGTGAGAATGAATAGTCACATAACCAAACAGTTACAAGACATCACAAAGAAGACCGAATTTTAGTTTTACGAATTCTTATAAGCTCTTTTTCATGCTATGAAACACAATAACAGTCAACAAGTTTTGCACTCCAACATATATCAACATGAACACTACTCCAATAATGCAGAAAAAAAAACTGTATGCACACAATTCTTTTTCATAAAGCAAAATAGAATCTGTTAGAAATATCTCTATGCATAGTCCGACACTCTGAACCAATGGAGTCGCCTAAATTTCAGACCGTTGCTAACTTCAGCAAGTCATCTAAACTCCAAAGTAAAAGGTAACTCAATTACCTACATCTAAACCCACAAATCAATACAATTTCTGCATAGTTCCATACACATGATGGGTTCATTACCTAATAATTTAACATCTAAACCCACAAATCAATATAAGTTCTGCATAGTTCCGTACACATGATGGGTTAATTACCtaataatttaacatcataGTGATAATAGAAGTTCCAAATGTAGCAGGGGAAAAACAAAAGCTTTTTTCCCAACATGAATGGAGGACCAAGTAACACTGCCTGTCACTAAAtaaccaaaaacaaaattaaactaGATGGGGTACAACTACCACAGGTAACCGCAGAGATGTAATCCCTCCTGGTGGGAAAGACTCATCATTCATAGAGTTGGGCAATTTGTCAGGATATCCTCCATTCACGAGGTACGGCTTGGAACTGGTTGGAAAACCTGAACTAGGAACAGAACCTGGAGATTTGGAAGAGTCCGCATTCATGTCAGCTATCTTCTTGACCTTCTTTTCTTGGACCTGACAAAATATACAATCAAGAAGCAAACCGATCAACAACAAATTTAAAATATGAGCATAACAAATAGAAGAAAATCGACCTCATGTATTATCTGCTTAGTATTTGAAGTGAATTATACTGAGCAGACagattttcaatttttcaaacAAAGGCACGGAAAAGTATAAATTAATTACTCTACTAATGAATCAGCAATTCAGCAGTATGGTCACTGCACACAAAAAATTATGGCTGGAAGAGTAATGATTGTAGATAAATAGATGTCAGCCTCCCGTAACTTTTCTCCCTGATCAGCAGCTTCTTCATTAAATAGGACAGCTCCCCCATCATCTTCTACTTCTTATGGAATAAATGAGCAAGTTGGATGAAAGAAATAAGCCTAAATAAGGGACTCTCGAGAAAATATCAACCCACAAAATCAACATGCCAATTTTTAGATCCTTTGAATGAATTACTTTAGATAAGGCAAACGTAAAGATGATAGatgaaaaaatatttaactatAACCAGGCACTGAGTGAAACAAGTATGTCATCACTTATAGGAATATCACAAGGTAACAACAGAGAGAAGCCTACCTTCCAGAACTTGATGGTCTTATCATTGGTGGACAAAAGAAACAATGCGCTGTTAGCCGTTTGGCACCATctgattttgttgattttctcCTCTATTTCTAAACTCTTTAGGTAGTCAAACtgaattcaagaaaaaaaataatcaaactCATCATTAGTACAGAAAAAACTTTGCACTAATATTGAGTTCATACATTAGACACCATGCAAAGTAGTAGTCCGGAGTTACCTCAGGCTCATGACTCTGAAACTCAGTTTTATATCGGAACTCTGGATGCCTACTAATTGGGTAGTCCATCCTCTCCATATCCCTTCTATTAACACCATGCTGCCGAAAATACAGAGAACATCAGAACACGAGtcttatattatgtttaaattgtGATAAGATGGAAGGTGAAGGGCTTACATCCTTCGTGTCTGTTCTCTCAAATAAAACCACCCTGCCCCCACGATCACCAGTAGCTAGATGGTCTCCGGTTTTATCAAACTCAATAGCTGAAATGATATCAACTACAAAAGGAAATACAAAGGTCTGAAGACTAGCCAACTATATATAAAAGTAACACATTgactaaattttaattattataatgtaTAGCCTCAAAGAGAGAGGTATTTACAAAAGATGGGATACAAGGTAATAGGTGCAAAAGAATATTACTCTGAGAGTTAGaccatacaacaagaaagatgGAGCAGGGAAATTCATCTTAAGAATATTACTCTGAGAGTTAGaccatacaacaagaaagatgGAGCGGGGAAATTCATCTTAAGTACTCCCTCCTTCCCTAATTGTTTCCCCCAAGCCATTTTTTGCTTTGTTAATTTTGGTTAGAGTGAAATTGAGAAGAGATAAAAGTGGTGGAACCATATGTATTTTTGTGAGAGCAAAATTGTGTTCCCCATGCTCATTTTTAGTATTTGGGCAATCTTTTGGGTACGGACCAAAACGGCATATGAGGCGAAcaaaaagggacggagggagtagttataaAGGAGACACATGCGATGGAAGCATCTAAACACATTAAAACTAAGGACTCGGATTTTTGTTTTGCAACTTCATGAACAGCTAATACTAAATTATTTTAGCAAGTTGAGCTACATGTACTCCTATTAATTCAAACAAAGGTAACAAAAGCACATGGTAGGAGAAGGGGACATCCTCCAGGACCTCcactcaaacatttccaatacTATTCTAAGCAGCAGAAGCACAATTACAATTTTGAATCCACTTTATTTTCTGAAGTATCTCTTCCAAATTCCATCCATGATCCTCATCAAATTCATGATGCATAAACTTCTCTTTCATCCTAgcctaaaaaaattaacatactGCACTCATGATATAGCTAGATGTGACCAAAAACCAGTTGATTACCGAACCTTGGATCTTTCTCTTCCAAACAAAGATTTACAGAAATACTGGCTAAATACTGGCTTATAATGGATGCTGGAGGTTATATGCTTTGAAGCAACAAAATCCTTTCTACACAgctaatataaaaaaataaaaataaaatcctgCTAACTGGCAGCAATTAATACAGTGATTAACCCAGTCACTTTAAAGTACACCATGCAGAATCTAACAGTGTATTGGAAGGAGGGGGAGAGTGAGGGATCTATTATCTGTCCTTCCCCTTTTAGCAAATCAAATCCTTTCAATATTAGAAAGACTTGGAAGAGAAATGCAAGCACACTTCTTCCCTCCCATCTCTTTCGTTCCCCTCCCCTCTAGGATTGTTAAACAAGCGCACTCTAGAAGTAACTTCCATACAAGAGATCCGAGCAAATCTGTGTCACCTATTCTGACTTCTACGGGCTTGAGCATTCCTAGAGATTGCTTACACAAGTATAAACTAAAACACACAAGTAATAGGGGAGAATCTAATTCCCTACACACAGATCATCCATTATATAATTGTAGTGAAACATGGGAGACATAATGAGGCCGTCATGGAAACAAATagtaaaataacaaaataaccTGTCAATCCAATACCCCTCGGCAAGCTCTGCCCATTGCACGATTGGGTTAAGAGGGAACTACATACAGCCTTATCAGTAACTGTGTTTTCTAGACACTCTTGATTGGAAAGGCATCAACCAACttaacaaccattaagccacaCGTAAACAAGTCAGTAGTTACCAAATTTGGTCCTTTACAATCCAATATCCAGTAGTGCCACTTTCAGCTATATAGAAGACGGACTCATACCTCACACTATTTTCTCTACTATAATTACTCAATAGCATTAACGGGCCGTTCCAAACGTTTCTAGCTCACTAGCTAAGCTAAGCTAAACATATATTTCCTCCCATGTTACTATGCTTATCCAATATCCATAGAGTAATACTATTACCCATGTTACATTCAATCATTTCCTAATCCTGATCCATTGCATTGTAGACAACATCAAAATCAAGATTGACCCCAAAAAGCTACTCAACAAAATCTGTAAATTCATCATTCTAATTCAATATTTGCAACAGATAAACTCAgcccaataaaaaaaaaacatcagaTCGGAGAAAACGAAAAATCTCAAACCCTAATCTtgtaattaaattaatcttttacAATCAATAACAAAAATCAAGAATTGGATCTCACCTTCCTGAACTTCCTCACCGGCTGCTCTTTCACCGAAGACCTGAGAGAATTTCCAGTCCAACGGAGATGGCGGTGGTCCAACGCCGGAAACTTCACCACCTCCACCTCCGCCACCTCCATCGCCACCGTTCATCGCTTTCTATCTCCTTCTATtctcctcctttctctctcctaggtCAAATCAAAAGCCGAAAACAAACAAAGTCCCACTACTCCTTCATCAATCTCAGTTCGATTATTGTAATCTTGAtcgaatttgaaaattttatcaGAAGATCAACCCCAAAATAAACACAGGAAAAAAAAGAATTAGGAGATTtcaatcaaaaaataatgtcaGCTTTTCATTTCCAACATTCCAACTATCAGATTTCGAtttctctcactttctctctcctccacccttcttcctctttctctctcttctctttctgtCCTATTTTTTCCAGAGGATAGAAATTGGAATTTTGGGATTAATATgagcaaattaaaatttaaaataaaaaataaaggcaagaacaaattaaataattaaataaatgggtTTTGTGGAATTTGGGgtgtttcattttttatttatttttatttttattttctttttctactAAGTATAGTCACACTGTTTTTTGCTTCTTGTTGTCTTTTTCCTAAACCTTATTCCCTTTTACTATTACtttgtattttattttctaCTTTGTTCAAGTATAATTCAATAAAGTTGTGTCTTTCTTCGtccaaaaaacataaaaattaggTTGTGtctttgccaattacaacctcaaacttTCAATTTTGTTAATTACAACCTTGAACTCTATACCGCACTTTAAATTACAATCACGTGCCATTTTCCGACAAAAACCATCTAAATATGATGTCattaatattataataaaaaaaattccaaaaaaaactctaaagaaaaattaaataattaataaaacaaaaacaaaataattagAAATATTCGTTCAAGGTTGTAatacgtgacctcgtccctcgtgggtgtgacgattctttttattcaatcaagtgtaattggatttcctgtgagtatacacccaattgactagtaatataggagtcgtcattcagtttttaacgacaatgagaaaaactgacaaaacccggttatcgtgacataaagggagtgcaattatgtttgaccaccacggccgtaggttcccttgtgatccctggtgtggggatctctcaatatacacccgcaaggtagagattgagggttcgggggactgtaactaccgagaggagtaattcgctcgtcgataactccagagacaggatatccttactagctcagcataaataattgaagggacatgcgttaactattaaactaatctgagttgattttagcaatatgcaacatataatactaattcgatcgtgattatctgttttaaatagcattaagagacctagcatgataatccgatttcccaaaaatattatatttgttaagcgtgatagaacaatcatattaggtcagtttaacagttcataaaaagggcgaggaaagcagttaaatcaacgaaaagggacatattacgacgcacccttgagaggtgcgtcactgttctcagaaaactaaccactttgactttgctatttctcctttttatttaacgaatctcgattatgggacaggatacgttctgttcgatttatggatcgattgcgacagaacgcgtgaacagtttcgcagctaGAGGCTTAGGCTCAGGgatttagagtcaatactcagaatatattatgtgttgttgtgtgtcctttcacgtcgaaactaggggtctatttatagggaagagttcgtggaaagatagaattgcagatttctaatccataaagaattaggaaaaaacacgtcccaggtaatttcggcgcccagctctgggcgtcaaagatttcggcgcccagggctgggcgttgaaaatagagatccatgcaatttcagcgcccagggctgggcgtcaaagatttcggcgcccagctctgggcgttgaaagtgatgtctgggccgaattctttgtcagattcggattcctgaaatccgtagagtttgagattaattcgagtcttttagcgcgtattaattttgtgacggaatgcgtctgggcccgttacgaactctaggctcgttaggatttcaattaatacgtaactcttatttccgaatcatattaggaataggattctcgcagttttctatctcatttaggatttatgttggaatgcaacacctaattctgacaggtttctatcttttatgattttgccacttttagaagctactttttacggcagttactatttttagcaggtttccataaatagctggttttgggtgaaatgaaaaggggaattgagattcgtttattttataggagatgcgttgtcaagtggagtttttatgctttcatcatcgaacctttcccttgcgggaatggggacaagagtaggtgtctacacttatgCTTTTAGGAAATTATGTAATTGTATTTTAATAAGATTAATGATATCATATTCCGATTGATTTCGCTGGGATATGACTTGGGGTTGTAATAATGTGGAGATGtgagtttaaggttgtaatttacAAATTTGAAAGTTTGAGGTTATAATTGACAAAGAAATAACTTTATTGGGTTGTATTTGACCATTTTCCCCTGaatttattattataacttaTTGTTTTAACATGGAATATAGCAAAAACCAAATGTATAGTACTACTCCCTCCgggttttttctttttacttgaaTCACTTAGACCGGCACACTTGTCAATGCATCATTTGACCATTAACTATCtctaattttgtatttgtaaaaaCTATAGAAAActgaaattataaaaatatgtattgtgactaatccaacaacattttatataaaatttggttattatatatattggtaaaaaaaattaagtcaaaCTTAGTATATGAATAGTACCAAAATCAAAGTGATGCGAGTTAAAAATAACAGAGGGGAAAGATCAACTAGCATGCTTTACtcattttgtatttgtaaagcatgctaattttttatttttttttattttttcagggGAACGATCAACCGATCAAGGCAtacattaattaattgataaattGTTCATGTGTACATACGATGAGACCTCAGGAGGACAATTTTGCATGTACGGACATACTACCAATTTTGAACTTAGTAGTATGTTCATACTTAGGAAACAAAATTGTTTGACTCCACCAAGTAAGACAAACTTGAGGATAAAGTGGAGTCTCCTGCTAACCAAGACGTCCAGAATGGAAACTCGGTCGCTCTATAATCTTTTTAGTTATTTGTTATCATCCCCTTGCCAGCCCGTCTGGcaattagttttatgttttctgcACTGTGAGCACATGTATCAACATTCGTGCCTTCTGAGCACATTTATTTTGTTCGAATAATTTTTGGCCTTTGTGGCACTTTGATAATTTGCACCTCACTTTAATTTGTTCATGCTTTCATTTTTCCGCCGGCTATCGTGCATGCTTTGTCTTACATGCTTGACGGTGTTGCTTCTTATGGATGTATTATGATATGTAGTTTTTGTCATTTTGTGACGTTTGGACGTGCCGTGATGGTGTTTAGTCCATGGTCTATCATTGATTGACGTTTGCCGTTGGTGGCAAACCTTTTAAAAATGCAGgaaaattttcatatttccaAGAGAACTCAAGAAATCAGTGCGTCTTCCGATGCCACCGGCTGACCATATGGTTTTCATAATGTTTCTTATTTGTTTCTCATTTACTACTGATATTATTTATTAGTGTTTCCAACGGCTATGGTCCATGAGTTGAACAGTGCGCATTACGATGTCGTCTGTTATAGATGCATCTTAACCTAAGAATCATCAAGAGGATTGGTGCCCCATTGCACTTGCCGTTTGTGTCTATTTTACCTTTGACTGACTTTCGGACAATCAATCAGTATGATTTTCGTTTAGACACGGAGGGCAAGTTTGGACAACCCTCTAGATCATGTCTCCTGACATGTATTTATGATAGTTATAGAGCTATTGGGAGATTGAGATTGTCTGCCTTAAGGCTTGGTGCCCGATCGGCCAATTTATTTGCGAAATTTTAAGATGAATTGTTACTCTTTCTTTTAAAGAGCTGACTCATTGGGTAATGTTTAGTTGGTAACCCTTGTGTTTAGGTGATCAGTCTAATAGgggtgctaatctaggcca encodes:
- the LOC110799316 gene encoding serine/threonine protein phosphatase 2A 55 kDa regulatory subunit B beta isoform isoform X1, with amino-acid sequence MNGGDGGGGGGGGEVSGVGPPPSPLDWKFSQVFGERAAGEEVQEVDIISAIEFDKTGDHLATGDRGGRVVLFERTDTKDHGVNRRDMERMDYPISRHPEFRYKTEFQSHEPEFDYLKSLEIEEKINKIRWCQTANSALFLLSTNDKTIKFWKVQEKKVKKIADMNADSSKSPGSVPSSGFPTSSKPYLVNGGYPDKLPNSMNDESFPPGGITSLRLPVVVTSQETSLVARCRRVYAHAHDYHINSISNNSDGETFISADDLRINLWNLEISNQSFNIVDVKPQNMEDLTEVITSAEFHPSHCNTLAYSSSKGSIRLIDLRQSALCDSHAKLFEEQEAPGSRSFFTEIIASISDIKFAKDGRHILSRDYMSLKLWDINMDSGPVATFQVHEYLRPKLCDLYENDSIFDKFECCLSGDGQRVATGSYSNLFRVFGCAPGSTEATTLEASKNPMRRQVQTPTRPSRSSLSSITRVVRRGSESPGVDSNGNTFDFTTKLLHLAWHPSENSIACAAANSLYMYYA
- the LOC110799316 gene encoding serine/threonine protein phosphatase 2A 55 kDa regulatory subunit B beta isoform isoform X3 → MNGGDGGGGGGGGEVSGVGPPPSPLDWKFSQVFGERAAGEEVQEVDIISAIEFDKTGDHLATGDRGGRVVLFERTDTKDHGVNRRDMERMDYPISRHPEFRYKTEFQSHEPEFDYLKSLEIEEKINKIRWCQTANSALFLLSTNDKTIKFWKVQEKKVKKIADMNADSSKSPGSVPSSGFPTSSKPYLVNGGYPDKLPNSMNDESFPPGGITSLRLPVTSQETSLVARCRRVYAHAHDYHINSISNNSDGETFISADDLRINLWNLEISNQSFNIVDVKPQNMEDLTEVITSAEFHPSHCNTLAYSSSKGSIRLIDLRQSALCDSHAKLFEEQEAPGSRSFFTEIIASISDIKFAKDGRHILSRDYMSLKLWDINMDSGPVATFQVHEYLRPKLCDLYENDSIFDKFECCLSGDGQRVATGSYSNLFRVFGCAPGSTEATTLEASKNPMRRQVQTPTRPSRSSLSSITRVVRRGSESPGVDSNGNTFDFTTKLLHLAWHPSENSIACAAANSLYMYYA
- the LOC110799316 gene encoding serine/threonine protein phosphatase 2A 55 kDa regulatory subunit B beta isoform isoform X2; its protein translation is MNGGDGGGGGGGGEVSGVGPPPSPLDWKFSQVFGERAAGEEVQEVDIISAIEFDKTGDHLATGDRGGRVVLFERTDTKDHGVNRRDMERMDYPISRHPEFRYKTEFQSHEPEFDYLKSLEIEEKINKIRWCQTANSALFLLSTNDKTIKFWKVQEKKVKKIADMNADSSKSPGSVPSSGFPTSSKPYLVNGGYPDKLPNSMNDESFPPGGITSLRLPVVTSQETSLVARCRRVYAHAHDYHINSISNNSDGETFISADDLRINLWNLEISNQSFNIVDVKPQNMEDLTEVITSAEFHPSHCNTLAYSSSKGSIRLIDLRQSALCDSHAKLFEEQEAPGSRSFFTEIIASISDIKFAKDGRHILSRDYMSLKLWDINMDSGPVATFQVHEYLRPKLCDLYENDSIFDKFECCLSGDGQRVATGSYSNLFRVFGCAPGSTEATTLEASKNPMRRQVQTPTRPSRSSLSSITRVVRRGSESPGVDSNGNTFDFTTKLLHLAWHPSENSIACAAANSLYMYYA